Below is a genomic region from Acidobacteriota bacterium.
ATGAAGCACTGGAGCTGGTGACCCGGCCTTCAGGCGCAGTCGGACTTCCGCTAGAACCCTATAAAGACGAAATTTTCAATCTGGGCGGCTATTTTCCATTTTTCCTTCAAATTGCCTGTTCCAGTTTTTTTGAGCATTTGCAGGATGGGTCACCGGTGGATCGTCAGGCTGTCGAAGACACCTTTCACGATGAAGCCCGGGCTCATTTTCGCTACATTTGGGATCACTTTGACGAAGAAAAACACACGGTGTGCCGGGCAATTGCTGAAAATTCAGCCGTGGCCAAAGAGCAAACTCATGTGTTCCAGGACTTGAAGCGTTCCGGGTATGTGATTGAGGATGCTGGCGGTCTCCGGTTATTTTCCCGGAAGTTTGTTGAACTCGCCAGCCGGGTTCCGCGCTCAACGCCTTCGATTACGGGGAGTCATCCGGTTCTTCCAGCCGTGATGCCCGTTCCGGAACTGTCGTATTTTGAAATTCCAGCCACTGACCCAGCGATTGACAGCAGTATGCTCTCGGGCGAGATCACTCGACGGTGGGCGAATCCCAACCAGCAACCACCGCCACAGGCCACTATTCCAGCCCAGATCGGACGGTTTTTGCTTCGGGAACGGATTGGCGGCGGCGGAATGGGTGATGTGTTTCTGGCGCGTGATACCGAACTCGGGCGGTTTGTGGCGCTCAAAATCTTGAAACCACGCTATGGCAACGATCAGGAGATCCGGCGGCGGTTTTTACGCGAAGCCCGCATGGCATCAAGCCTCAACCATCCCAACATCGCCACGATTTATGAAATCGGCGAAATTATGGAAGTTCCCTATCTGGTGATGGAGTATGTGCGCGGACGGACGCTCAGTCAGTGGGTGAAAGAAGACGGTCCGATGCCAATTTCTTCAATTCTGCACGTCGGAGCCCAAACCGCACGAGCGCTGCAGGAGGCCCACTCCAGCGGGATTGTTCATCGGGACATCAAATCATCTAATCTGGTGGTCAATAAAAAGGGCGATGTCAAAGTCCTGGATTTCGGACTGGCCAAACCTGGTTTGTTTCACCTGCATCGGCCACAAGATTCTCTGGGAGATGACGCCGAACTCAAAGTGATTCCAGACATTACAGAGCCAGGGATTTTGGTGGGAACTGTAACCTATATG
It encodes:
- a CDS encoding protein kinase, with the protein product MAQQNPYLNRVAIKDHTQFFGRRKEASRIFSRIGASRPQSISVVGDRRIGKSSLLNYLCSPVIQKQFLDRPENYVFVFMDLQQRRNLSLKDFLHEWLQQLQRALGTGSLTINGDYDAVRDALELLQARRKKLIAVFDEFDVVTTNRLFSADFFAFLRSLANNYEVAYITSSGRDLQELCHTDQIADSPFFNIFTNVYLRQFAPDEALELVTRPSGAVGLPLEPYKDEIFNLGGYFPFFLQIACSSFFEHLQDGSPVDRQAVEDTFHDEARAHFRYIWDHFDEEKHTVCRAIAENSAVAKEQTHVFQDLKRSGYVIEDAGGLRLFSRKFVELASRVPRSTPSITGSHPVLPAVMPVPELSYFEIPATDPAIDSSMLSGEITRRWANPNQQPPPQATIPAQIGRFLLRERIGGGGMGDVFLARDTELGRFVALKILKPRYGNDQEIRRRFLREARMASSLNHPNIATIYEIGEIMEVPYLVMEYVRGRTLSQWVKEDGPMPISSILHVGAQTARALQEAHSSGIVHRDIKSSNLVVNKKGDVKVLDFGLAKPGLFHLHRPQDSLGDDAELKVIPDITEPGILVGTVTYMSPEQAHGEAEIGPPSDIFSLGIVLYEITTGKLPFDGQTYFQTIEGITKREPKSVQELRPDAPQRLIDVINRALRKAPEDRFQSAAEMAEALEE